A genomic segment from Sparus aurata chromosome 10, fSpaAur1.1, whole genome shotgun sequence encodes:
- the paip2b gene encoding polyadenylate-binding protein-interacting protein 2B isoform X1 → MPEPAEMSGPEVAKTPGGGAPGKEGKEPVANGHAGEGNDANPFAEYMWMENEEEYNRQVEEELLEQEFLERCFQEMLEEEDQDWFIPSRDLNNQGVGQLQQQLNGLSVNDHHSNLEEVARKSILNPEAKEFVPGKKY, encoded by the exons ATGCCAG AGCCAGCTGAGATGAGCGGTCCAGAGGTGGCCAAGACACCGGGAGGAGGAGCTCCAGGCAAGGAGGGAAAGGAGCCAGTGGCCAATGGGCACGCAGGAGAGGGCAATGACGCCAACCCATTCGCCGAGTACATGTGGatggagaatgaggaggagtATAACAGACAG GTGGAAGAGGAGCTGTTGGAGCAGGAGTTCCTGGAGCGCTGCTTCCAGGAaatgctggaggaggaggaccagGATTGGTTCATCCCTTCGCGTGACCTCAACAACCAGGGGGTggggcagctgcagcagcagctcaacgGCCTGTCCGTCAACGATCACCACAGCAACCTGGAGGAAGTGGCG AGGAAGAGCATCTTGAATCCCGAAGCGAAGGAGTTCGTCCCGGGGAAGAAATACTAG
- the paip2b gene encoding polyadenylate-binding protein-interacting protein 2B isoform X2: protein MSGPEVAKTPGGGAPGKEGKEPVANGHAGEGNDANPFAEYMWMENEEEYNRQVEEELLEQEFLERCFQEMLEEEDQDWFIPSRDLNNQGVGQLQQQLNGLSVNDHHSNLEEVARKSILNPEAKEFVPGKKY, encoded by the exons ATGAGCGGTCCAGAGGTGGCCAAGACACCGGGAGGAGGAGCTCCAGGCAAGGAGGGAAAGGAGCCAGTGGCCAATGGGCACGCAGGAGAGGGCAATGACGCCAACCCATTCGCCGAGTACATGTGGatggagaatgaggaggagtATAACAGACAG GTGGAAGAGGAGCTGTTGGAGCAGGAGTTCCTGGAGCGCTGCTTCCAGGAaatgctggaggaggaggaccagGATTGGTTCATCCCTTCGCGTGACCTCAACAACCAGGGGGTggggcagctgcagcagcagctcaacgGCCTGTCCGTCAACGATCACCACAGCAACCTGGAGGAAGTGGCG AGGAAGAGCATCTTGAATCCCGAAGCGAAGGAGTTCGTCCCGGGGAAGAAATACTAG